The genomic region GGGACACGCACAAGCTGTTGTATATGCCTGCGGCGGCATCCGCGCTGCTGTTCCGCGATGATGCAAGCAGCTACCAGGCATTCTCCCAGCGCGCTTCATATTTGTTTCACGAGGAGGACGACGCTGAGACACTGAGCTTCAATACCAGCTATCGTACCTTGGAGTGCACGAAGCGCATGATGGGGCTGAAACTGCTCACGGCATTCAAGCTTTACGGCAGGCAGGGGATGGCGGCCCTGGTTGAACATGTATTTTCACTGGCGGAAGAGTTTGCTGGCCTTGTCGCCGACGCTCCAGACTTTGAGTTGTTGATGCTGCCACAAACCAATATCGTCTGTTTCCGCTATCTGGGCAATGCTGCATTGGATGCCACCGCACTGGATACCTTGCAAACAAATATCCGGACAACTTTGCTCGAACAGGGATTATTTCATTTGAGCCAAGCCAATGTCGGTGGTAAAACCTGGCTACGGTGCACACTCATGAATCCATATACCCGGGCACCACATCAGGAGGCCTTGCTGGACAATATCCGGCTTGCCGGTAATCGCCTGCTTGCTTCATCGACAACCTGAATCAACCACTGTCGCTAAAAAGGGGCAAGGAATGCGACCTTGCCCCTTTTCACCTCTGCAAGGCATATAACCTTACTTACTTGCTAGACTCCAGACCTGCGAGCCCAGCCTTGATGAAGCTGTCTACTGCATTTTGTGCCGTTTCATCATCCTGGCCTTCGGGCGGCTCGTTGCCGGTATCGAAACGGTAGTAACGCGCCATCCAGCTTACCTTGGCATTGCCGCCATCAGCCTCGACCTTGATCCGCCCGGTGAGTGAGCTCACCGGCAATGCTTCCAAGGCGATCTCGCCGCCCAGGCGGTATGACAATGTCTTGTTGGCGACGTCCAGCTCGTCTATCTGCTGTTGGATCTTACCGCCATTCTGCAGGGTCAGGTTAGCAGTCTTGTCGTCGACGGCCTCGCATGCCTTTACTTCAGGGTGCCACTTGGCAATGCCGCAAGGCTCGGCAATCTTGGCCCATACTGCGTCCGGAGCGGCCTTGACCACAACGGCCTCATCCGTCTTGCGTGGGGTGGGGCCGTGAGCGAATGCAGGCGCGGTAATGGCAAGGCTGAGTACTGCAATCAATAACTTCATCTTTTCTTTAACCTCAAATGTTGTTGAACGAAATCGAAAAATCCTGGTGGCATGAAATAAGCCAAAATCAATAAAAGAGCTGGCAAGGCGAACCATGGCCTGAGATCTGTCTTCCCAGAGCGCCATGTCGCCATGCCGCTTGACGTGATATCCCGCGCAAATCCATAGGGCGATTCCAGGCGTTTGTATTGAAGGCCCGTGGTGTCGGCCAATTGTCTCAGCGCTTTTTCATTCAGCCCAGAAAGGTTGGCTTGCGTATCTTCAGCGGGATTACGACCATGGGATGCATTGCGACGGTTCAGGCCGTCCTCTTCCTCCACCTCCATGTCCTTCTCCATTTCATGCACGGATT from Methylobacillus flagellatus KT harbors:
- a CDS encoding SRPBCC family protein; its protein translation is MKLLIAVLSLAITAPAFAHGPTPRKTDEAVVVKAAPDAVWAKIAEPCGIAKWHPEVKACEAVDDKTANLTLQNGGKIQQQIDELDVANKTLSYRLGGEIALEALPVSSLTGRIKVEADGGNAKVSWMARYYRFDTGNEPPEGQDDETAQNAVDSFIKAGLAGLESSK